The Fervidibacillus albus genome contains a region encoding:
- the ccpA gene encoding catabolite control protein A, which yields MNVTIYDVAREANVSMATVSRVVNGNPNVKPATRKKVLEVIERLGYRPNAVARGLASKKTTTVGVIIPDISSTFFAELARGIEDVATMYNYNIILSNSDQNEEKELHLLNTMLGKQVDGILFMGGNITNKLVEEFEKSPVPVVLASSIEESGKIPSVNIDYERAAYDVTKHFIDQGHKNIAYVTGPIYEPINRLKNLVGYKKALEEAGLGVNENLIIEGDYTYESGMEAAEKLLQLEEKPTAIYVSNDEMAVGVTHGLQDAGNTIPDDFEIISAHTTRLANMVRPQLSAVVQPLYDIGAVAMRLLTKYMNKEEVTEHVVILPHRIEFRNSTK from the coding sequence ATGAACGTGACCATTTATGATGTGGCAAGGGAAGCGAACGTCTCGATGGCAACCGTATCCCGTGTCGTCAACGGCAATCCAAATGTGAAACCAGCGACGAGAAAAAAAGTATTGGAAGTGATTGAACGTTTAGGTTACCGTCCGAATGCTGTCGCCCGGGGATTGGCTAGTAAAAAAACGACGACGGTCGGGGTGATAATTCCAGATATTTCAAGCACCTTTTTTGCCGAATTGGCCCGTGGGATAGAAGATGTGGCAACGATGTATAATTATAATATTATTTTGTCGAACTCGGACCAAAATGAGGAGAAGGAACTCCATTTATTAAATACGATGTTAGGTAAACAAGTGGACGGTATTTTATTCATGGGTGGAAACATTACAAATAAGCTCGTGGAAGAATTCGAAAAATCTCCGGTGCCCGTCGTTTTAGCTAGCTCGATTGAAGAAAGCGGAAAAATTCCGTCTGTAAATATTGATTATGAACGGGCAGCTTACGATGTGACGAAACATTTTATCGATCAAGGACATAAAAATATCGCCTATGTCACGGGCCCGATTTACGAACCGATTAATCGATTGAAAAATTTAGTCGGCTACAAAAAGGCGTTGGAAGAAGCAGGGCTTGGTGTCAACGAAAATTTGATTATTGAAGGAGATTATACGTACGAATCCGGGATGGAAGCGGCTGAAAAATTGTTGCAATTGGAAGAAAAGCCTACTGCTATATACGTAAGCAACGATGAAATGGCCGTCGGTGTCACCCACGGTCTCCAAGATGCAGGAAATACGATTCCTGATGATTTCGAAATTATTTCCGCACATACAACGAGACTTGCCAATATGGTTCGTCCACAATTAAGTGCAGTCGTCCAACCATTATATGATATCGGTGCTGTCGCTATGCGATTGTTAACGAAGTATATGAATAAAGAAGAAGTAACGGAACATGTCGTCATTCTCCCTCATCGAATTGAATTTCGAAACTCAACAAAATAA